The following proteins are co-located in the Spinactinospora alkalitolerans genome:
- a CDS encoding thiolase family protein: protein MTVPVIIEAVRTPAGKRGGSLSGWHPVELAAETLKNLVKRSGIAPELIDDVIMGCVSQVGPQSTNIGRNAALAAGLPTTVPGTTVDRQCGSSQQAIHFAAQAIASGAMDVVIAAGVECMSTVPMFSNAPGGDIRAVYGEDLQGRFADQENYGLPGLVPQGVSAEMIVDRWGLTREDIDAYALRSQRRAAAARDEGRFEREIIPVAKRIRDRETGEVTVVDESLVHDESIRDTTSAEALAGLKPSFVPEGRVTAGNSSQIVDGSAAVLLMADHVAERLGLRPRAAVRHMTVVGDDPVLMLSAPVPATRTVLKRAEMTVDDIDLFEVNEAFAPVVVAWQHELGADGERVNVNGGGISLGHPLGASGAKLTVTLLHELERTGGRYGLQTMCEGGGMANATIIERL, encoded by the coding sequence ATGACTGTTCCCGTCATCATCGAGGCCGTGCGCACACCGGCCGGCAAGCGGGGCGGCTCCCTCTCCGGCTGGCACCCCGTCGAGCTGGCAGCCGAGACCCTGAAGAACCTGGTGAAGCGCTCCGGCATCGCCCCCGAGCTGATCGACGACGTCATCATGGGCTGCGTCAGCCAGGTCGGTCCGCAGAGCACCAACATCGGCCGCAACGCCGCCCTGGCCGCGGGACTGCCCACCACCGTCCCCGGCACCACCGTCGACCGCCAGTGCGGCTCCTCCCAGCAGGCGATCCACTTCGCCGCCCAGGCCATCGCCTCGGGCGCCATGGACGTCGTCATCGCCGCGGGCGTTGAGTGCATGAGTACCGTCCCCATGTTCTCCAACGCCCCCGGCGGCGACATCCGCGCCGTCTACGGCGAAGACCTCCAGGGCCGCTTCGCCGACCAGGAGAACTACGGCCTGCCCGGGCTCGTCCCGCAGGGCGTCTCCGCGGAGATGATCGTCGACCGCTGGGGCCTGACCCGCGAGGACATCGACGCCTACGCGCTGCGCAGCCAGCGCCGCGCCGCCGCAGCCCGCGACGAGGGCCGCTTCGAGCGCGAGATCATCCCGGTGGCCAAGAGGATCCGCGACCGCGAGACCGGTGAGGTCACCGTCGTGGACGAGTCCCTCGTCCACGACGAGTCCATCCGCGACACCACCTCCGCGGAGGCGCTGGCCGGGCTCAAGCCGTCCTTCGTCCCCGAGGGCCGCGTCACCGCCGGCAACTCCTCGCAGATCGTCGACGGGTCCGCCGCCGTGCTCCTCATGGCCGACCACGTCGCCGAGCGCCTGGGCCTGCGCCCGCGCGCCGCGGTCCGCCACATGACCGTGGTCGGCGACGACCCCGTGCTGATGCTGTCCGCGCCCGTCCCCGCCACCCGCACTGTCCTGAAGCGGGCGGAGATGACCGTCGACGACATCGACCTGTTCGAGGTCAACGAGGCGTTCGCACCGGTCGTGGTGGCCTGGCAGCACGAGCTCGGCGCCGACGGGGAGCGGGTCAACGTCAACGGCGGCGGCATCTCCCTGGGCCACCCGCTGGGCGCCTCGGGCGCCAAGTTGACGGTCACCCTCCTGCACGAGCTGGAGCGCACCGGCGGCCGCTACGGCCTGCAGACCATGTGCGAAGGCGGCGGCATGGCCAACGCGACCATCATCGAGAGGCTGTGA
- a CDS encoding SDR family NAD(P)-dependent oxidoreductase has protein sequence MALSADLTGRVAVVTGASSGIGRHFCGLLADSGATVVAAARRTERLAGLRRPDGRIIPETCDVTVTDDCERVVDRAAELGGPHILVNAAGFGDAVPALEHPVEEFRRTLDVDLTATFEMSVLAARAMDGRGGSIVNIASILGLVGSWPVTQAAYCAAKGGVVNLTRQLGAEWAEKDVRVNAIAPGWFPSEQTEEMLAREDSIRWLRRNTPMRRVGRLEELDGALLLLVDDASGFITGQTIAVDGGWTAR, from the coding sequence ATGGCCCTCAGTGCGGACCTCACCGGCAGAGTCGCCGTTGTCACGGGGGCGTCCAGCGGCATAGGCCGGCACTTCTGCGGCCTGCTGGCCGACTCCGGGGCGACCGTCGTGGCCGCCGCCCGCCGCACCGAGCGGCTGGCCGGACTGCGGCGCCCCGACGGTCGGATCATCCCCGAGACGTGCGACGTGACGGTGACCGACGACTGCGAGCGGGTCGTCGACCGCGCCGCGGAGCTGGGCGGACCGCACATCCTGGTCAACGCGGCCGGCTTCGGCGACGCCGTTCCCGCTCTGGAGCACCCGGTCGAGGAGTTCCGGCGCACCCTGGACGTGGACCTGACCGCCACCTTCGAAATGAGCGTCCTGGCCGCCCGTGCGATGGACGGGCGAGGCGGCTCCATCGTCAACATCGCCTCGATCCTGGGCCTGGTCGGCTCCTGGCCGGTCACCCAGGCCGCCTACTGCGCGGCCAAGGGCGGCGTCGTCAACCTCACCCGGCAGCTCGGCGCGGAGTGGGCCGAAAAGGACGTCCGGGTCAACGCCATCGCCCCCGGCTGGTTCCCCAGCGAGCAGACCGAGGAGATGCTCGCCCGGGAGGACTCCATCCGCTGGCTCCGCCGCAACACCCCGATGCGCCGGGTGGGGCGCCTGGAGGAGCTCGACGGCGCGCTGCTGCTGCTCGTCGACGACGCGAGCGGCTTCATCACCGGCCAGACCATCGCCGTCGACGGCGGCTGGACCGCCCGTTGA
- a CDS encoding class I adenylate-forming enzyme family protein, with translation MPTRTIDSTVRERARNRPDDIAVIGLHQPLTWRQLDEAADRAARVLAENGVGPGSLVGWFGANDVGYPVVLLATWRRRAGLVGVNWRLPDHDQRSLAQEISLTHLVSGADLTDRAERIAEGLCGLTVVDQSAPLWPDIEPEPETVLEPEPGDTAMVFFTSGSTGTPKSVPLTRRANELTVANPNGHGIHAGTRQLIVPPVFHLAGAMWAQYGLLYGTTQVYIADASPKGIVDALNRYEITHAVFVPTLIRAVVDQLRAEPVALPSFRHLAYGAAPITQSLIREALEFLDCEFCQVFGMTEIGGTASFLRNEEHLNEGKPARLTSAGRPAPTVQLQVRDLATGEVLPTGASGGLWVRSPFMAQGYIGRERETRAVFVDGWLNTRDVGHLDEDGFVYVEGRSDDMIVSGGENVHPGEIENAIAQLPQVAECAVYGVLDERWGRKVCAAVVPRGPDLTEEAVIEHCRTVLAGYKVPKLVRMVPELPRTANGKLIRKRLIAETAEEAAG, from the coding sequence ATGCCGACGCGCACCATCGACTCGACGGTGCGCGAGCGCGCCCGCAACCGGCCCGACGACATCGCCGTCATCGGCCTCCACCAGCCGCTGACCTGGCGGCAGCTCGACGAGGCCGCGGACCGCGCCGCCCGCGTCCTCGCCGAGAACGGTGTGGGCCCCGGGTCCCTCGTGGGCTGGTTCGGGGCCAACGACGTCGGCTACCCGGTGGTGCTGCTGGCGACCTGGCGGCGCCGCGCCGGACTGGTCGGGGTGAACTGGCGGCTGCCCGACCACGACCAGCGCTCCCTGGCCCAGGAGATCTCACTGACCCATCTGGTCTCCGGCGCGGACCTCACCGACCGGGCCGAGCGGATCGCCGAGGGCCTGTGCGGGCTGACCGTCGTCGACCAGAGTGCGCCGCTGTGGCCCGACATCGAGCCCGAGCCCGAAACGGTCCTGGAACCGGAGCCCGGCGACACCGCCATGGTCTTCTTCACCTCCGGGTCCACCGGAACGCCCAAGTCGGTGCCGCTGACGCGCCGCGCCAACGAGCTGACCGTGGCCAACCCCAACGGCCACGGCATCCACGCGGGAACGCGCCAGCTCATCGTCCCGCCGGTGTTCCACCTCGCCGGCGCGATGTGGGCGCAGTACGGCCTGCTCTACGGGACGACCCAGGTGTACATCGCCGACGCGTCGCCCAAGGGCATCGTCGACGCCCTCAACCGGTACGAGATCACCCACGCGGTGTTCGTTCCGACCCTGATCCGCGCCGTCGTCGACCAGTTGCGGGCCGAACCCGTGGCGCTCCCGTCGTTCCGCCACCTCGCCTACGGCGCGGCCCCCATCACCCAGTCCCTGATCCGCGAGGCGCTGGAGTTCCTCGACTGCGAGTTCTGCCAGGTGTTCGGGATGACCGAGATCGGCGGCACGGCGAGCTTCCTGCGCAACGAGGAGCACCTGAACGAGGGGAAGCCGGCCCGCCTCACGTCGGCCGGACGCCCGGCCCCCACCGTGCAGCTCCAGGTCCGCGACCTGGCCACCGGCGAGGTGCTGCCCACGGGGGCCTCCGGCGGACTGTGGGTGCGCTCGCCGTTCATGGCCCAGGGCTACATCGGCAGGGAGAGGGAGACCCGGGCGGTGTTCGTCGACGGCTGGCTCAACACCCGCGATGTCGGCCACCTCGACGAGGACGGCTTCGTCTACGTGGAGGGCCGCTCCGACGACATGATCGTCTCCGGCGGCGAGAACGTGCATCCCGGTGAGATCGAGAACGCCATCGCGCAACTGCCGCAGGTGGCCGAGTGCGCCGTGTACGGGGTGCTCGACGAGCGGTGGGGGAGGAAGGTGTGCGCTGCGGTGGTGCCCCGCGGTCCCGACCTCACCGAGGAGGCCGTGATCGAGCACTGCCGCACGGTGCTGGCCGGCTACAAGGTGCCCAAACTCGTGCGCATGGTGCCGGAGCTGCCTCGCACCGCCAACGGCAAGCTCATCCGCAAGCGGCTGATCGCGGAGACCGCGGAGGAGGCGGCCGGGTGA
- a CDS encoding acyl-CoA dehydrogenase family protein: MSTDVLAPDEVRAALRDYFSDHPGLAETRRLRDGDHAVAEAGFDRARWSDLAGEVGLAAMGAPAEADGLGLGLEHLVAALEECGTTLYPGPARAAALLAWSSGLTADRSDRLGEAVTRLVEGAAVPAFAQFEGAGRDSLELSADGLLRGRVRGVTHATAADLLLAVAGAPDGPRVVVADLGAGGVRRALSRGVDFAGVTGELELGGVPATALTEPGDTAAVARFDTAARILLAAEQVGGAEGCLRESVSYALVRTQFGRLIGGYQAVQHRCARTAVAVASAKALVSAAARAVDDDEDSARMLGLLAKAEASDVFQEAADGLVQVCGGIGFTWEHDAHLFFRKARSTAVLGGTSARLRHQAVEDGCLNLIRPATT; encoded by the coding sequence GTGAGCACCGACGTCCTGGCGCCCGACGAGGTGCGCGCCGCCCTGCGCGACTACTTCTCAGACCATCCGGGCCTGGCGGAGACCCGCCGCCTGCGCGACGGCGACCACGCCGTGGCGGAGGCGGGCTTCGACCGCGCCCGGTGGAGCGACCTGGCCGGCGAGGTCGGCCTGGCCGCTATGGGCGCCCCGGCCGAGGCCGACGGCCTCGGTCTGGGGCTGGAGCACCTCGTCGCCGCCCTCGAGGAGTGCGGGACGACCCTGTACCCGGGACCCGCCCGCGCCGCCGCGCTCCTGGCATGGTCTTCGGGGCTGACCGCCGACCGGAGCGACCGTCTCGGCGAGGCGGTCACCCGCCTCGTGGAGGGGGCCGCCGTCCCCGCCTTCGCCCAGTTCGAGGGGGCCGGACGCGACAGCCTGGAGCTGTCCGCCGACGGCCTGCTCCGCGGCCGGGTCCGCGGGGTCACCCACGCCACCGCCGCAGACCTGCTGCTGGCCGTCGCCGGGGCCCCGGACGGTCCCCGTGTGGTCGTCGCCGACCTGGGCGCCGGCGGCGTGCGGCGCGCCTTGAGCCGGGGTGTCGACTTCGCCGGGGTCACCGGCGAGCTGGAGTTGGGCGGGGTGCCCGCCACCGCGCTCACCGAGCCCGGTGACACGGCCGCCGTGGCTCGGTTCGACACCGCGGCCCGGATCCTGCTGGCCGCGGAACAGGTCGGCGGTGCCGAGGGCTGCCTGCGCGAGAGCGTCTCCTACGCCCTGGTGCGCACCCAGTTCGGGCGGCTCATCGGCGGCTACCAGGCGGTCCAGCACCGCTGCGCGCGGACGGCCGTCGCGGTGGCCTCCGCCAAGGCCTTGGTGTCGGCGGCGGCGCGCGCCGTCGACGACGACGAGGATTCCGCGCGCATGTTGGGGCTTCTGGCCAAGGCCGAGGCCTCGGACGTGTTCCAGGAGGCGGCCGACGGTCTCGTCCAGGTGTGCGGCGGCATCGGCTTCACCTGGGAACACGACGCGCACCTGTTCTTCAGGAAGGCGCGTTCCACCGCCGTGCTCGGCGGCACGTCGGCCCGGCTGCGGCACCAGGCCGTCGAGGACGGCTGCCTGAACCTGATCCGGCCCGCGACGACCTGA
- a CDS encoding enoyl-CoA hydratase/isomerase family protein, whose amino-acid sequence MTVDVARRNGIVEITLDRPAKRNAMTDAMWSRLDEILSEIEPGGRDRVLVVTGAGGAFCGGSDVGGLLDDLESLPSRIDVSNRCVLAMRELAIPTIAKVDGVAAGSGANLALACDFVIAGARARFAQLFIHRGLSLDSGASWLLPRLVGERRARHLCLLGSTVEAADAMAMGMLTELVDSQRLDTRVEELARTLAGFSSPALAGTKRMLNRSWENSLAAALRAETENQVRVIATDAAREGITSFGSGTAQPCPAPSDSRAPSERKSGNQGHGTSGQ is encoded by the coding sequence GTGACCGTCGACGTGGCGCGGCGGAACGGGATCGTCGAGATCACCCTCGACCGCCCCGCCAAGCGCAACGCGATGACCGACGCGATGTGGTCCCGACTCGACGAGATCCTCAGCGAGATCGAACCGGGCGGCCGCGACCGCGTCCTGGTCGTGACCGGGGCGGGCGGCGCGTTCTGCGGCGGCTCCGACGTCGGTGGGCTACTGGACGATCTCGAGTCGCTGCCGAGCCGAATCGACGTGTCCAACCGCTGCGTCCTGGCCATGCGGGAGCTGGCGATCCCCACGATCGCCAAGGTCGACGGCGTGGCCGCCGGGTCCGGCGCCAACCTCGCCCTGGCTTGCGATTTCGTGATCGCCGGCGCGCGGGCGCGCTTCGCCCAACTGTTCATCCACCGGGGTCTGTCCCTGGACAGCGGGGCGAGCTGGCTGCTGCCGAGGCTGGTGGGGGAACGCCGCGCCCGACATCTGTGCCTTCTCGGTTCGACCGTGGAGGCCGCCGATGCCATGGCGATGGGCATGCTCACCGAACTGGTGGACTCCCAGCGGCTGGACACCCGGGTCGAGGAGCTGGCCCGCACGCTGGCGGGCTTCTCCTCCCCCGCGCTGGCCGGGACCAAGCGGATGCTCAACCGGTCCTGGGAGAACAGCCTCGCCGCAGCGCTGCGCGCCGAGACCGAGAACCAGGTCCGGGTCATCGCCACCGACGCCGCCCGCGAGGGCATCACCTCCTTCGGCTCGGGCACCGCGCAGCCGTGTCCGGCGCCTAGCGACAGCAGAGCACCTTCAGAGAGAAAGAGCGGGAACCAGGGACATGGAACTTCAGGGCAGTAG
- a CDS encoding acyl-CoA dehydrogenase family protein: MTITQERQTDLTDFRDGLRAFLRRIADDFGAGARLSDEHQGCDRIASVEELREGHEDRVRLVRRLQAALYDAGYAWPSGPTDHGGRGLSAEHDLEVERLMNEMGFPSREALFVGLNIVAPAVRHHGGDELRARVLPALYRGDAIGCQLFSEPGAGSDLAGVSARAVRDGNDWIITGQKVWTSMAHLADLGEALVRTDPDAPKHAGLTMFIIDMDSPGVTVRPIRQITGGAAFNEVFLDEVRVPDANRIGGAGEGWRVAATSLGSERSSMSGSTGPVTPHVLDRLHGLTGRLAAEAGPVHHEQVARTVTAVAALRAAEELTEKSWSHTLAPISGSVLKMLMVRAVDEIGRLAQSVLGERIYFDSGEWDTYAWSEFVLGAPALHIAGGTDEIQLNVIAQRGLGLPRPPKNT, encoded by the coding sequence ATGACCATCACGCAAGAACGGCAGACCGACCTGACCGACTTCCGCGACGGGCTCCGGGCCTTCCTGAGGAGGATCGCCGACGACTTCGGCGCCGGTGCGCGGCTGAGCGACGAGCACCAGGGCTGCGACCGGATCGCCTCCGTCGAGGAGCTCCGTGAGGGGCACGAGGACCGGGTCCGCCTGGTGCGCCGGCTCCAGGCCGCGCTGTACGACGCGGGCTACGCGTGGCCCAGCGGACCCACCGACCACGGCGGCCGCGGCCTGTCCGCCGAACACGACCTGGAGGTGGAGCGTCTCATGAACGAGATGGGCTTCCCCTCCCGCGAAGCGCTGTTCGTCGGATTGAACATCGTGGCCCCCGCCGTCCGTCACCACGGCGGCGACGAGCTGCGCGCCCGTGTGCTGCCCGCCCTCTACCGGGGTGACGCGATCGGCTGTCAGCTGTTCTCCGAGCCGGGAGCGGGATCCGACCTCGCGGGCGTGTCCGCCCGGGCGGTGCGCGACGGGAACGACTGGATCATCACCGGGCAGAAGGTATGGACCTCCATGGCCCACCTCGCCGACCTCGGCGAGGCGCTCGTGCGCACCGATCCGGACGCGCCCAAGCACGCCGGACTGACCATGTTCATCATCGACATGGACTCCCCCGGAGTGACAGTGCGCCCCATCCGCCAGATCACCGGCGGCGCCGCATTCAACGAGGTGTTCCTCGACGAGGTCCGGGTCCCCGACGCCAACCGCATCGGGGGGGCCGGCGAGGGCTGGCGGGTGGCCGCCACCAGCCTCGGCAGCGAGCGCAGCTCCATGAGCGGCAGCACCGGGCCGGTCACCCCGCACGTGCTGGACCGCCTGCACGGCCTCACCGGCCGACTGGCCGCGGAGGCCGGGCCGGTGCACCACGAACAGGTCGCCCGTACCGTCACCGCGGTTGCCGCGCTGCGGGCCGCCGAGGAGCTGACCGAGAAGTCGTGGTCGCACACGCTGGCCCCGATCTCGGGGTCGGTGCTGAAGATGCTCATGGTCCGCGCCGTCGATGAGATCGGCCGCCTCGCTCAGAGCGTCCTGGGCGAACGGATCTACTTCGACTCCGGCGAATGGGACACCTACGCCTGGTCCGAGTTCGTCCTCGGGGCCCCGGCCCTGCACATCGCGGGGGGCACCGACGAGATCCAGCTCAACGTCATCGCCCAGCGCGGACTCGGCCTTCCCCGACCGCCCAAGAACACCTGA
- a CDS encoding alpha/beta hydrolase, producing MAKELTRFEYDRIPYLILFEDDSAYRDTYGGVSENVALESFLLRPKNVPSDTAVVFMHPIGGGAYLPMSNALPRAGHHVIYCNSRYRGVDSALIMEKVVQDLGACVRDARERWGYTNIVLAGWSGGGSLSLYYQQQAQHPTVTHTPAGDPFDLTALGLQPANGVMLLAAHVSRHGTLTEWMDASILDESDPSKRDPGLDLYDPDNPDQPPYTEEFVARYREAQIARNRRITAWVKETLEDLRSQGRPLEERGFVTHGTMADPRWLDLSLDSNDRAPGCYLGDPRVVNNGPVALARFSTLRSWLSQWSYDDANGDGPRCAAELEVPTLVIGNSADNACTPSHTDRLYEAVGHPDKTLHVVEGATHYYSGPGQKLKLAEAVSVVTEWMGERGWAGSL from the coding sequence ATGGCCAAGGAACTCACGCGGTTCGAGTACGACCGCATCCCCTACCTCATCCTCTTCGAGGACGACTCGGCCTACCGCGACACCTACGGCGGCGTCAGCGAGAACGTGGCGCTGGAGAGCTTCCTGCTGCGCCCCAAGAACGTGCCCTCCGACACCGCCGTCGTCTTCATGCACCCCATCGGCGGCGGCGCCTACCTGCCGATGAGCAACGCGCTGCCGCGCGCGGGCCACCACGTCATCTACTGCAACAGCCGCTACCGGGGCGTCGACAGCGCGCTGATCATGGAGAAGGTCGTCCAGGACCTGGGCGCGTGCGTACGCGACGCCCGCGAACGCTGGGGCTACACCAACATCGTCCTCGCCGGCTGGAGCGGCGGCGGCTCCCTGTCGCTGTACTACCAGCAGCAGGCGCAGCACCCCACCGTCACCCACACCCCGGCCGGGGACCCGTTCGACCTGACCGCGCTGGGGCTGCAGCCCGCGAACGGCGTCATGCTGCTCGCCGCGCACGTCTCCCGGCACGGCACGCTCACCGAGTGGATGGACGCCTCCATCCTCGACGAGAGCGACCCGTCCAAGCGGGACCCCGGACTCGACCTGTACGACCCCGACAACCCCGACCAGCCGCCCTACACCGAGGAGTTCGTGGCCCGGTACCGGGAAGCGCAGATCGCACGCAACCGCCGGATCACCGCCTGGGTGAAGGAGACCCTGGAGGACCTGCGCTCCCAGGGCCGCCCCCTGGAGGAGCGCGGGTTCGTCACCCACGGCACCATGGCCGACCCTCGCTGGCTCGACCTGTCCCTGGACTCCAACGACCGGGCTCCCGGCTGCTACCTGGGCGACCCCCGTGTCGTCAACAACGGTCCCGTCGCCCTGGCCCGGTTCAGCACCCTGCGCAGCTGGCTCTCGCAGTGGAGCTACGACGACGCCAACGGAGACGGCCCGCGCTGCGCCGCCGAACTGGAGGTGCCCACGCTCGTCATCGGCAACTCCGCCGACAACGCCTGCACCCCCAGCCACACCGACCGCCTTTATGAGGCGGTCGGCCACCCCGACAAGACCCTGCATGTCGTCGAGGGGGCCACCCACTACTACTCCGGCCCAGGTCAGAAGCTTAAGTTGGCCGAAGCCGTCTCCGTCGTCACCGAGTGGATGGGAGAGCGAGGATGGGCGGGATCCCTGTGA
- a CDS encoding homogentisate 1,2-dioxygenase — MESFIQLRKGTTPRRIHRDLNGLKDDEMGRYGFTGRTAHLYRRNDPTAFRAEGPLSGVDVQTSDLRPTDHGDPAGEPMLLFSNADCRISLSRRAEAAPFHTRNVDGDELLFVHEGTGEFETEFGRLPYRPGDYVYIPKSTTYRQVPAERSHILLIEATEEFRVPEAGALGRFFPYDPSLVTVPEAEVFAEDGREEYEVRLRHSGEHTSLFYGFNPLDVEGWKGDNFAFTFNIDDYDVIVSDTVHLPPTVHLFMQATGVYVMNFLPRPVEGAPGAERIPWYHRNVDFDEIAFYHGGNVFGVPMPPALISHAPQGVHHGIPERARERARRRFDVDEQVEWKVIAVDTRHRLTPSPEMLAAVQVEVPEEVQV; from the coding sequence ATGGAGTCTTTCATCCAGCTACGCAAGGGCACCACGCCCCGCAGGATCCACCGCGATCTCAACGGGCTCAAGGACGACGAGATGGGCCGCTACGGGTTCACCGGTCGCACCGCCCACCTGTACCGGCGCAACGACCCCACCGCCTTCCGCGCCGAGGGTCCGCTCTCAGGGGTCGACGTGCAGACCTCGGACCTGCGCCCCACCGACCACGGCGACCCCGCGGGCGAGCCGATGCTGTTGTTCAGCAACGCCGACTGCCGGATCTCGCTGAGCCGCCGCGCCGAGGCCGCGCCGTTCCACACCCGCAACGTCGACGGCGACGAACTGCTCTTCGTGCACGAGGGCACCGGCGAATTCGAGACCGAGTTCGGCCGCCTGCCCTACCGGCCCGGCGACTACGTCTACATCCCCAAGTCCACCACCTACCGCCAGGTGCCCGCGGAGCGCTCCCACATTCTCCTCATCGAGGCCACCGAGGAGTTCCGCGTCCCCGAGGCCGGTGCACTGGGCCGTTTCTTCCCCTACGACCCGTCCCTGGTGACCGTCCCCGAGGCCGAGGTGTTCGCCGAGGACGGGCGCGAGGAGTACGAGGTCCGGCTACGCCACAGCGGCGAGCACACCTCCCTGTTCTACGGGTTCAACCCGCTCGACGTGGAGGGCTGGAAGGGCGACAACTTCGCCTTCACCTTCAACATCGACGACTACGACGTGATCGTCTCCGACACGGTCCACCTCCCCCCGACGGTCCACCTGTTCATGCAGGCCACCGGCGTATACGTGATGAACTTCCTGCCCCGCCCCGTCGAGGGCGCCCCCGGGGCGGAGCGGATCCCGTGGTACCACCGCAACGTCGACTTCGACGAGATCGCCTTCTACCACGGCGGGAACGTCTTCGGAGTGCCCATGCCCCCGGCGCTCATCTCCCACGCCCCGCAGGGCGTGCATCACGGCATCCCCGAGCGCGCCCGCGAGCGTGCCCGGCGCCGCTTCGACGTCGACGAACAGGTCGAGTGGAAGGTGATCGCCGTCGACACCCGCCACCGCCTCACCCCCAGCCCCGAGATGCTGGCCGCCGTCCAGGTCGAGGTCCCCGAAGAGGTGCAGGTGTGA
- a CDS encoding acyl-CoA dehydrogenase family protein, with amino-acid sequence MKRTLFTEVHDDFRAGFRAFVEAEILPHHDEWERQGRVDHTMFKAAGEAGYLATAVPEEYGGLGQDDFRFNAIIGEELQRAGVIGSGMCITLHNDVVLPYLLDFTTEEQRRRWLPGVVSGDIMGAIAMTEPETGSDLAALRTTARREGDAYVVNGAKTFVTNGLNADLYVVAVRTGPGERHRGISLIAVEDGTPGFGRGRHLDKIGLHSQDTAELFFDEVRVPAANLIGEEGRGFHILMRNLAQERLGLTVSAISAARAALTWTVRYCAQRTAFGRRVLDMQNTRFTLADLATRIEIGQVFVDRLIEAHGRGELTSEDAAKAKLYTTELQQQAVNEGLQLHGGYGFIREFPIARAYLDARIQTIFGGTNEIMREIIGRGLEAAYGEGSR; translated from the coding sequence ATGAAGAGAACCCTGTTCACCGAGGTGCACGACGACTTCCGGGCCGGCTTCCGGGCGTTCGTCGAAGCCGAGATCCTCCCCCACCACGACGAGTGGGAGCGACAGGGACGCGTCGACCACACCATGTTCAAGGCCGCCGGCGAGGCGGGCTACCTGGCGACGGCCGTCCCCGAGGAGTACGGCGGGCTGGGCCAGGACGACTTCCGCTTCAACGCCATCATCGGCGAGGAGCTGCAGCGCGCCGGCGTCATCGGCTCCGGCATGTGCATCACGCTGCACAACGACGTCGTCCTGCCCTACCTGTTGGACTTCACCACCGAGGAGCAGCGCCGCCGCTGGCTGCCCGGTGTGGTGAGCGGCGACATCATGGGCGCGATCGCCATGACCGAGCCCGAGACCGGATCCGACCTGGCGGCCCTGCGCACCACGGCACGCCGGGAGGGCGACGCCTACGTGGTCAACGGCGCCAAGACCTTCGTCACCAACGGCCTCAACGCCGATCTATACGTGGTAGCGGTGCGCACCGGCCCCGGCGAACGCCACCGGGGCATCAGCCTGATCGCGGTCGAGGACGGCACCCCCGGCTTCGGCCGGGGGCGCCACCTCGACAAGATCGGCCTGCACAGCCAGGACACCGCCGAACTGTTCTTCGACGAGGTACGGGTTCCGGCCGCCAACCTGATCGGCGAGGAGGGGCGGGGATTCCACATCCTCATGCGCAACCTCGCCCAGGAGCGCCTGGGGCTGACCGTGTCGGCGATCTCGGCGGCACGCGCCGCCCTGACCTGGACGGTCCGCTATTGCGCGCAGCGGACCGCGTTCGGCCGGCGGGTGCTGGACATGCAGAACACCCGCTTCACGCTCGCCGACCTGGCCACGCGGATCGAGATCGGCCAGGTGTTCGTGGACCGGCTCATCGAGGCGCACGGACGCGGAGAGCTGACTTCCGAAGACGCCGCGAAAGCAAAGCTGTACACCACCGAACTGCAGCAGCAGGCCGTCAACGAAGGGCTGCAACTGCACGGCGGCTACGGGTTCATCCGGGAGTTCCCCATCGCCCGCGCCTACCTCGACGCGCGCATCCAGACCATCTTCGGCGGCACCAACGAGATCATGCGCGAGATCATCGGGCGCGGCCTTGAGGCCGCCTACGGGGAGGGTTCCCGGTGA